In Mycolicibacterium mucogenicum DSM 44124, the following are encoded in one genomic region:
- a CDS encoding inositol monophosphatase family protein, with translation MTAREPECGTAPAALRALAEQLATEAAAFVRRRRGEVFAGPQQDDGAVRTKSSPTDPVTVVDTETERLLRERLAALRPDDAILGEEEGGAARAPAGVPVWVLDPIDGTVNFMYGLGAYAVSVGVQIDGVSVAGAVANAATGEVFSAARGHGAVVTRDGVSTSLRCNVIDELPMALVATGFAYARERRRQQAGAVAELLAEVRDIRRVGSCALDLCMVAAGRLDAYFESGVHVWDWAAAALVAEEAGAVVRLPAPGADGDDLVIAAAPGVAAALTGQLERVGYR, from the coding sequence ATGACAGCACGCGAACCCGAATGTGGCACCGCACCTGCCGCACTGCGCGCGCTCGCCGAGCAGTTGGCCACCGAGGCCGCCGCGTTCGTCCGCCGGCGGCGCGGCGAGGTTTTCGCCGGCCCGCAGCAGGACGACGGCGCGGTGCGCACCAAGAGCAGCCCGACCGATCCGGTGACCGTGGTCGACACCGAGACCGAGCGGCTGCTGCGTGAGCGACTGGCGGCCCTGCGGCCGGACGACGCGATCCTGGGCGAGGAGGAGGGCGGCGCGGCGCGGGCGCCCGCGGGCGTGCCGGTGTGGGTGCTCGACCCCATCGACGGCACGGTGAACTTCATGTACGGGCTGGGCGCCTATGCGGTGTCGGTCGGGGTGCAGATCGACGGCGTGTCGGTGGCCGGTGCGGTGGCCAACGCGGCGACCGGAGAGGTGTTCTCCGCCGCGCGTGGCCACGGGGCCGTGGTGACCCGCGATGGCGTGTCAACGTCCTTGCGCTGCAACGTCATCGACGAGCTCCCGATGGCGCTGGTGGCGACGGGGTTCGCCTACGCGCGGGAGCGGCGGCGGCAGCAGGCCGGCGCGGTGGCCGAGCTGCTGGCCGAGGTGCGGGACATCCGCCGGGTCGGCTCGTGCGCGCTGGATCTGTGCATGGTCGCCGCCGGCCGGCTCGACGCGTACTTCGAATCCGGTGTGCACGTGTGGGATTGGGCGGCCGCGGCCCTCGTCGCCGAAGAGGCGGGCGCGGTGGTGCGGCTGCCCGCACCGGGTGCGGACGGCGACGACCTGGTCATCGCCGCGGCACCCGGCGTGGCGGCGGCGCTGACCGGGCAGTTGGAGCGGGTCGGGTACCGCTAG
- a CDS encoding DUF3099 domain-containing protein — protein sequence MKHGQELSFDDDGRPVLITRAAPAYEEQHRARVRRYLTIMSFRVPALLLAALAYSIWHNGLISLAILIASIPLPWIAVLIANDRPPRSAQEPRRYDAVRRAPMFPTAERPAIEDRHPVIDGDIES from the coding sequence ATGAAACACGGCCAAGAGCTGAGTTTCGACGACGACGGTCGGCCGGTCCTCATCACTCGCGCAGCACCCGCCTACGAAGAGCAGCACCGCGCCCGCGTCCGCCGCTACCTGACCATCATGTCGTTCCGCGTGCCGGCGCTGTTGCTGGCAGCCCTCGCCTACAGCATCTGGCACAACGGCCTGATCTCGCTGGCGATCCTCATCGCATCCATTCCCCTGCCGTGGATCGCGGTACTCATCGCCAATGACCGCCCGCCGCGCTCCGCGCAGGAACCGCGCCGCTACGACGCGGTCCGCCGTGCGCCCATGTTCCCGACCGCCGAGCGGCCGGCGATCGAGGACCGGCACCCGGTCATCGACGGCGATATCGAGTCTTGA
- a CDS encoding DUF7455 domain-containing protein, which produces MNATLTGPTLTRADRCDRCGAAARVRATLPSGMELLFCQHHANEHESKLVELAAVLVVSSED; this is translated from the coding sequence ATGAACGCAACTCTGACCGGCCCGACACTGACACGGGCCGACCGCTGTGACCGGTGCGGTGCTGCCGCCCGCGTTCGCGCTACCCTGCCCTCCGGCATGGAGCTCCTGTTCTGCCAGCACCACGCCAACGAACACGAATCCAAGTTGGTCGAACTGGCCGCCGTGCTGGTGGTCAGCAGCGAGGACTGA
- a CDS encoding histidine phosphatase family protein, producing the protein MSALPAWAAENMTITFIRHGQSYGNLSGLGDTSTPGPTLTDLGQQQAKDIAAKLGDRNFDAIYASTMVRTQQTAVPMSQYLGLPITVLPGIQEIEAGMYEGTPERAALFGYLTAPLAWAGLSVTPPPNVSFNPITPNLDAFIPSAPGSTTGLNGHQFEDRVNGALQTIYDNGDRNAAVFSHGGTIMIWTMMNAKNLSVEQKIMLFTQHPLSNTNYVVVEGNPEDGWNLVNWNGVEIAGMQKGPIEQVLTQVRTLSRQLGGVVQDVATAFKTGDVGKILTAINHGAADALFSTTKFARAINAQVIGGVTTAIDNLQKKLNPPAPASAGAKTTDPASGAVVSPAAFSAPAPVAAKAPAVAQAGDSPAKVGDTQAADPKSDQAKADTAKGDDVKADANAKADGPTKADAAKAKAEAKKAAAEAKKAAAKAKAEEKKAAAKADAKKAAAEEKKAAAKADTATAHATAGSGAGAGSTD; encoded by the coding sequence ATGTCAGCGCTGCCGGCATGGGCGGCCGAGAACATGACGATCACGTTCATCCGGCACGGTCAGTCATACGGCAACCTGTCGGGGCTCGGTGACACATCGACGCCGGGGCCGACGCTGACCGACCTCGGCCAGCAGCAGGCCAAGGACATCGCGGCCAAGCTCGGCGACCGGAACTTCGACGCCATCTACGCCTCGACGATGGTCCGGACGCAGCAGACGGCTGTACCCATGTCGCAGTACCTGGGCCTGCCGATCACGGTGTTGCCGGGCATCCAGGAGATCGAAGCCGGCATGTACGAGGGCACGCCGGAACGGGCGGCGCTGTTCGGCTACCTGACGGCGCCGCTGGCGTGGGCGGGTCTGTCGGTGACCCCGCCGCCGAACGTCAGCTTCAACCCGATCACCCCGAACCTGGACGCGTTCATCCCGAGCGCACCGGGGAGCACGACGGGCCTCAACGGCCATCAGTTCGAGGACCGGGTCAACGGTGCGTTGCAGACGATCTACGACAACGGCGACCGCAACGCGGCCGTCTTCTCGCACGGCGGCACCATCATGATCTGGACGATGATGAACGCCAAGAATCTGAGCGTCGAGCAGAAGATCATGCTGTTCACGCAGCATCCGTTGTCCAACACCAACTACGTCGTCGTCGAGGGCAACCCCGAGGACGGCTGGAACCTCGTGAACTGGAACGGCGTCGAGATCGCCGGCATGCAGAAGGGGCCGATCGAGCAGGTGCTGACCCAGGTCCGCACGCTGTCTCGTCAGCTCGGCGGGGTGGTGCAGGACGTCGCCACGGCGTTCAAGACCGGTGACGTGGGCAAGATTCTGACCGCGATCAACCACGGTGCGGCCGACGCGCTGTTCTCGACCACCAAGTTCGCGCGGGCCATCAACGCCCAGGTCATCGGTGGGGTCACCACGGCCATCGACAACCTGCAGAAGAAGCTGAACCCGCCGGCTCCTGCTTCGGCAGGCGCCAAGACCACCGACCCGGCTTCGGGCGCAGTGGTCTCGCCGGCTGCCTTCTCGGCTCCGGCTCCGGTTGCGGCCAAGGCTCCGGCCGTGGCTCAGGCGGGCGACTCGCCGGCCAAGGTCGGTGACACGCAGGCTGCCGATCCCAAGTCGGACCAGGCCAAGGCCGATACCGCCAAGGGCGACGACGTCAAGGCTGATGCAAACGCCAAGGCCGACGGGCCCACCAAGGCCGACGCCGCCAAGGCCAAGGCCGAGGCGAAGAAGGCTGCGGCCGAGGCTAAGAAGGCCGCTGCCAAGGCCAAGGCCGAGGAGAAGAAGGCAGCGGCCAAGGCCGACGCCAAGAAGGCTGCGGCGGAGGAGAAGAAGGCAGCGGCCAAGGCCGACACTGCCACGGCGCACGCCACCGCCGGCTCCGGCGCCGGCGCCGGCAGCACCGACTGA
- a CDS encoding histidine phosphatase family protein produces the protein MINHTNSEDATGKRRRARGLKGIGVALTASALLVMSALPAWAAENMTITFIRHGQSYGNTSGNIDTQVPGPVLTPDGQQQAKDIAAKLGDRNFDAIYASTMVRTQQTATPLSQYLGLPIQVLPGLQEIEAGKYEGTPERAGIFGYLTAPLAWAGITVTPPPNIAFNPTNPNLDAFIPSAADPTTGLNGHQFEDRVNGALQKIYDNGDRNAAVFSHGGTIMIWTMMNAKNLSAEQKIMLFTQHPLGNTGVVVVEGNPEDGWNLVEWNGVKIAGMQKGPIENVLTQVRTLSRQLNSVVQDVAAAFQTGNVGKILTAINHGAADALFSTAKFVRAINAQVIGGVTTAIDNLQKKLAPPAPAAGTQTTAPASGAAVSPAAFSAPVAAKTPAAAQAGDSPAKVADAPASDNKVDGQAKADEAKSDADAAKAEGQAKADEAKSDADAAKAEGQTKADDAKAKADAKKAAAEAKKAAAKAKAEEKKAAAEAKKAEAKAKADAKKAAAEAKKAEAKAKAESAKATAGAGAGSTD, from the coding sequence ATGATCAACCACACGAATTCTGAAGACGCGACGGGCAAGCGCCGTCGCGCAAGAGGACTGAAGGGAATCGGCGTCGCACTGACGGCGAGTGCCCTTCTGGTCATGTCGGCACTGCCGGCATGGGCGGCCGAGAACATGACCATCACGTTCATCCGGCACGGTCAGTCGTACGGCAACACGTCGGGCAACATCGACACGCAGGTGCCGGGCCCGGTGCTGACGCCGGACGGCCAGCAGCAGGCCAAGGACATCGCGGCCAAGCTCGGCGACCGGAACTTCGACGCCATCTACGCGTCCACGATGGTTCGGACGCAGCAGACGGCGACGCCGTTGTCGCAGTACCTGGGTCTGCCGATCCAGGTGTTGCCAGGTCTGCAGGAGATCGAAGCCGGCAAGTACGAAGGCACCCCGGAGCGCGCAGGCATCTTCGGCTACCTGACTGCTCCGCTGGCCTGGGCGGGCATCACCGTGACGCCACCGCCGAACATCGCCTTCAACCCGACCAACCCGAACCTGGACGCGTTCATCCCGTCCGCGGCCGATCCGACCACCGGTCTGAACGGTCACCAGTTCGAGGACCGGGTCAACGGCGCGTTGCAGAAGATCTACGACAACGGCGACCGCAACGCAGCGGTGTTCTCGCACGGCGGCACCATCATGATCTGGACGATGATGAACGCCAAGAACCTGAGCGCCGAGCAGAAGATCATGCTGTTCACCCAGCATCCGCTGGGTAACACGGGCGTTGTCGTCGTCGAGGGCAACCCCGAGGACGGCTGGAACCTGGTCGAGTGGAACGGCGTCAAGATCGCCGGCATGCAGAAGGGCCCGATCGAGAACGTGCTGACCCAGGTCCGCACGCTGTCTCGTCAGCTCAACTCGGTGGTGCAGGACGTCGCCGCGGCGTTCCAGACCGGAAACGTCGGCAAGATCCTGACCGCGATCAACCACGGTGCCGCTGACGCGCTGTTCTCGACCGCCAAGTTCGTCCGAGCCATCAACGCCCAGGTCATCGGCGGCGTCACCACGGCCATCGACAACCTGCAGAAGAAGCTGGCTCCGCCGGCTCCGGCTGCGGGCACGCAGACCACCGCCCCGGCCTCGGGTGCTGCGGTCTCGCCGGCGGCGTTCTCGGCTCCGGTTGCGGCCAAGACTCCGGCCGCGGCGCAGGCGGGCGACTCGCCGGCCAAGGTTGCCGACGCTCCGGCGTCGGACAACAAAGTTGACGGCCAGGCCAAGGCTGACGAGGCCAAGTCCGATGCCGACGCGGCCAAGGCCGAGGGGCAGGCCAAGGCTGACGAGGCCAAGTCCGATGCCGACGCGGCCAAGGCCGAGGGCCAGACCAAGGCCGACGACGCCAAGGCCAAGGCTGATGCCAAGAAGGCTGCGGCCGAGGCCAAGAAGGCCGCTGCCAAGGCCAAGGCCGAGGAGAAGAAGGCTGCCGCTGAGGCCAAGAAGGCCGAGGCCAAGGCCAAGGCTGACGCCAAGAAGGCTGCCGCCGAGGCCAAGAAGGCCGAAGCGAAGGCCAAGGCAGAGTCTGCGAAGGCCACGGCCGGCGCGGGCGCTGGAAGCACCGACTGA
- a CDS encoding YihY/virulence factor BrkB family protein, with protein sequence MNDQTSPIKPTRHHVLRVIRRALAKSWDDSIFSESAQAAFWSALSLPPLLLGMLGSLAYVAPLFGPETLPMIQEQLIGTAKNFFSPNVINEIIQPTVRDIAVGARGEVVSLGFVISLWAGSSAISAFVDAVVEAHDQTPLRHPVRQRFYALGLYLVMLLFVIATAPVAAIGPMKIAQHIPQTWSNAMKYGYWPVLLLGIVLAVTVLYRVSLPKPLPTHRLLFGAVLATVVFVVATVGLRFYLTWITETGYTYGALATPIAFLLFAFALGFAIMLGAELNAAIQEEWPAPDTHARRLREWLEEKAETLTGDQPAEPAEPPA encoded by the coding sequence ATGAACGACCAGACTTCTCCGATCAAGCCGACACGTCATCACGTGTTACGGGTAATCCGTCGCGCACTGGCGAAAAGCTGGGACGACTCGATCTTCTCGGAGTCGGCGCAGGCGGCGTTCTGGTCGGCGTTGTCACTTCCGCCACTACTGCTCGGGATGTTGGGCAGCTTGGCGTACGTGGCACCGTTGTTCGGTCCCGAGACCCTTCCGATGATCCAGGAGCAGCTGATCGGGACGGCGAAGAACTTCTTCTCGCCGAACGTGATCAACGAGATCATCCAGCCGACCGTGCGCGATATCGCGGTCGGCGCCCGCGGCGAGGTGGTGTCCCTCGGGTTCGTCATCTCGCTGTGGGCGGGCTCATCGGCGATCTCGGCCTTCGTGGACGCGGTCGTCGAGGCACACGACCAGACACCGCTGCGCCATCCGGTGCGGCAGCGGTTCTACGCCCTCGGGCTGTACCTGGTGATGCTGCTGTTCGTGATCGCGACTGCTCCGGTGGCCGCCATCGGACCGATGAAGATCGCCCAGCACATCCCCCAGACCTGGTCCAACGCGATGAAGTACGGGTACTGGCCGGTGCTGCTGCTGGGCATCGTGTTGGCCGTGACGGTGCTCTACCGGGTGTCGCTGCCCAAGCCGCTGCCGACCCACCGGTTGCTGTTCGGCGCCGTCCTGGCCACGGTGGTCTTCGTGGTGGCGACGGTGGGACTGCGGTTCTACCTCACCTGGATCACCGAGACCGGCTACACGTACGGCGCCCTGGCGACGCCGATCGCGTTCCTGCTGTTCGCATTCGCGCTGGGCTTCGCGATCATGCTCGGCGCTGAACTCAACGCCGCGATCCAGGAGGAATGGCCGGCGCCGGACACCCATGCCCGACGCCTGCGCGAATGGCTCGAAGAAAAGGCCGAGACCCTCACGGGCGATCAGCCCGCCGAGCCGGCAGAGCCGCCGGCCTGA
- a CDS encoding sigma-70 family RNA polymerase sigma factor — protein sequence MAKATTSRIDSDLDAQSPAADLVRVYLNGIGKTALLNAEDEVELAKRIEAGLYAAHLLETKKRLGDNRKRDLAAIVRDGEAARRHLLEANLRLVVSLAKRYTGRGMPLLDLIQEGNLGLIRAMEKFDYAKGFKFSTYATWWIRQAITRGMADQSRTIRLPVHLVEQVNKLARIKREMHQSLGREATDEELAEESGIPVEKINDLLEHSRDPVSLDMPVGTDEEAPLGDFIEDSEALSAENAVISELLHTDIRHVLATLDEREQQVIRLRFGLDDGQPRTLDQIGKLFGLSRERVRQIEREVMSKLRNGERAERLRAYAS from the coding sequence ATGGCAAAAGCCACCACAAGCCGTATCGATTCCGATCTTGACGCCCAGAGTCCCGCCGCGGACCTGGTGCGCGTGTACCTGAACGGCATCGGTAAGACCGCTCTGCTCAACGCCGAGGACGAGGTGGAACTGGCCAAGCGCATCGAGGCCGGTCTGTACGCGGCTCACCTGCTGGAGACCAAGAAGCGACTCGGTGACAACCGCAAGCGTGACCTGGCCGCCATCGTCCGCGACGGCGAGGCCGCACGCCGGCATCTGCTCGAAGCCAACCTGCGCCTCGTGGTGTCGCTGGCCAAGCGCTACACCGGCCGCGGCATGCCGCTGCTGGACCTGATCCAGGAAGGCAACCTCGGCCTCATCCGCGCGATGGAGAAGTTCGACTACGCCAAGGGCTTCAAGTTCTCGACGTACGCCACCTGGTGGATTCGTCAGGCGATCACCCGCGGCATGGCCGACCAGAGCCGCACCATCCGGCTCCCCGTCCACCTGGTGGAGCAGGTCAACAAGCTCGCCCGCATCAAGCGCGAGATGCACCAGAGCCTGGGACGTGAGGCCACCGACGAAGAGCTCGCCGAAGAGTCGGGCATCCCGGTCGAGAAGATCAACGACCTGCTCGAGCACAGCCGCGACCCGGTGAGCCTGGACATGCCGGTCGGCACCGACGAGGAAGCCCCGCTCGGCGACTTCATCGAGGACTCCGAAGCGCTCTCCGCCGAGAACGCCGTCATCTCGGAGCTGCTGCACACCGACATCCGGCACGTGCTCGCCACCCTGGACGAGCGCGAGCAGCAGGTGATCCGCCTGCGGTTCGGCCTCGACGACGGTCAGCCCCGCACCCTGGACCAGATCGGCAAGCTGTTCGGCCTGTCCCGCGAGCGGGTCCGCCAGATCGAGCGCGAGGTCATGTCGAAGCTCCGCAACGGCGAGCGTGCCGAGCGCCTGCGGGCCTACGCGAGCTGA
- a CDS encoding DUF664 domain-containing protein: MPTSEHPLGQAMLDVSSECFAAMADVLTALGDDLANRRPDLPGANSCYAIINHCIGVVDYWAGSFIAGQRIPRDRDSEFTATGRVDELLERLTALQQRLPGWVEVAVTEGIRDRSLADGIRGGTTRAAVLATASPEWTLLHILHDIAQHVGHLEITRDLLLSTRTES, translated from the coding sequence ATGCCAACCTCGGAGCATCCACTAGGCCAAGCGATGCTGGACGTCTCGTCCGAGTGCTTCGCGGCGATGGCTGACGTCCTCACCGCGCTCGGTGACGACCTCGCCAATCGCCGGCCCGACCTGCCCGGCGCGAACAGCTGCTATGCCATCATCAACCACTGCATCGGGGTGGTCGACTACTGGGCGGGCTCTTTCATTGCCGGACAACGGATCCCGCGGGACCGCGACAGCGAGTTCACCGCCACCGGACGGGTCGACGAGCTGCTGGAACGGCTGACGGCGCTGCAGCAGCGCCTGCCCGGCTGGGTCGAGGTGGCCGTCACCGAAGGTATCCGGGACCGCTCGCTGGCCGACGGGATACGCGGCGGCACCACGCGTGCCGCGGTGCTGGCCACCGCCAGCCCGGAGTGGACGCTACTGCACATCCTGCACGACATCGCGCAGCACGTCGGGCACCTGGAAATCACCCGAGACCTGCTGCTCTCCACGCGAACGGAGAGCTGA
- a CDS encoding RNA polymerase sigma factor, translating to MVATKASETADEPVKRTTKTPAKKAAAKAPAKRAAKAPAKKAAAKAPAKRAAKAATKPEDGGVADDVTDVDDLAVEPDEIDVDDADLELDDDLEADDVADDDDEDDAEEGESEGEANTEGAKAAPKAADGDDADDTAEPSEKDKASGDFVWDEEESEALRQARKDAELTASADSVRAYLKQIGKVALLNAEEEVELAKRIEAGLYATQLMSELMEKGEKLPAAQRRDMQWICRDGDRAKNHLLEANLRLVVSLAKRYTGRGMAFLDLIQEGNLGLIRAVEKFDYTKGYKFSTYATWWIRQAITRAMADQARTIRIPVHMVEVINKLGRIQRELLQDLGREPTPEELAKEMDITPEKVLEIQQYAREPISLDQTIGDEGDSQLGDFIEDSEAVVAVDAVSFTLLQDQLQSVLETLSEREAGVVRLRFGLTDGQPRTLDEIGQVYGVTRERIRQIESKTMSKLRHPSRSQVLRDYLD from the coding sequence GTGGTAGCGACCAAAGCCAGCGAGACAGCCGACGAGCCGGTGAAGCGCACCACCAAAACCCCCGCGAAGAAGGCCGCCGCCAAGGCGCCCGCCAAGCGCGCTGCCAAGGCACCCGCGAAGAAGGCCGCCGCCAAGGCGCCCGCCAAGCGCGCGGCGAAGGCCGCGACCAAGCCTGAAGACGGGGGCGTCGCCGACGACGTGACCGACGTCGACGACCTCGCCGTCGAACCCGACGAGATCGACGTCGACGACGCCGACCTGGAACTCGACGACGACCTCGAGGCCGACGACGTCGCCGACGATGACGACGAGGACGACGCCGAAGAAGGCGAGTCCGAGGGCGAAGCCAACACCGAAGGCGCCAAGGCCGCGCCGAAGGCCGCCGACGGCGACGACGCCGACGACACCGCCGAGCCGTCCGAGAAGGACAAGGCCTCCGGCGACTTCGTCTGGGACGAGGAAGAGTCCGAGGCGCTGCGGCAGGCCCGTAAGGACGCCGAACTCACCGCTTCCGCCGACTCGGTGCGTGCCTACCTCAAGCAGATCGGCAAGGTCGCGCTGCTCAACGCCGAGGAGGAGGTCGAACTCGCCAAGCGCATCGAGGCCGGCCTCTATGCCACGCAGCTGATGTCCGAGCTGATGGAGAAGGGCGAGAAGCTGCCCGCCGCGCAGCGTCGCGACATGCAGTGGATCTGCCGCGACGGCGACCGCGCCAAGAACCACCTGCTGGAAGCCAACCTGCGCCTCGTGGTGTCGCTGGCCAAGCGCTACACCGGCCGCGGCATGGCGTTCCTGGACCTCATCCAGGAAGGCAACCTGGGCCTGATCCGCGCGGTCGAGAAGTTCGACTACACCAAGGGCTACAAGTTCTCGACGTACGCCACCTGGTGGATCCGTCAGGCCATCACCCGCGCCATGGCCGACCAGGCCCGCACCATCCGTATCCCGGTGCACATGGTCGAGGTCATCAACAAGCTCGGCCGCATCCAGCGTGAGCTGCTGCAGGACCTGGGTCGCGAACCCACGCCCGAAGAGCTGGCCAAGGAAATGGACATCACGCCGGAGAAGGTGCTGGAGATCCAGCAGTACGCGCGTGAGCCCATCTCGCTGGACCAGACCATCGGTGACGAGGGCGACAGCCAGCTCGGTGACTTCATCGAGGACAGCGAAGCCGTCGTGGCCGTGGACGCCGTGTCGTTCACGCTGCTGCAGGATCAGCTGCAGTCGGTGCTGGAGACCCTGTCCGAGCGCGAGGCCGGCGTCGTCCGGCTGCGCTTCGGCCTCACCGACGGCCAGCCGCGCACGCTGGACGAGATCGGCCAGGTCTACGGCGTCACCCGTGAGCGCATCCGCCAGATCGAGTCCAAGACCATGAGCAAGCTGCGGCACCCGTCGCGCTCGCAGGTCCTGCGCGACTACCTGGACTAG
- a CDS encoding DUF952 domain-containing protein has product MIAAPAVLVHLCSETDWARAQFDGELRPPSLDEVGFVHLSAPEQVHLPANRLYRGQSDLLLLVCDPESLGSPVRWEPGVPTDPASMLFPHLYGALPVGAVTRTVPYRPDAEGVFAVLPANFGVDAVG; this is encoded by the coding sequence ATGATCGCCGCGCCCGCAGTCCTGGTCCATCTATGTAGTGAAACGGATTGGGCGCGTGCTCAGTTCGATGGTGAGCTCAGACCACCCTCGCTCGACGAGGTCGGGTTCGTGCACCTGTCGGCTCCCGAACAGGTGCACCTGCCGGCCAACCGGCTCTACCGCGGGCAGTCCGACCTGCTCCTGCTGGTCTGCGATCCGGAGTCGCTGGGCTCACCGGTTCGCTGGGAACCCGGGGTGCCGACGGACCCGGCCTCGATGCTCTTCCCTCATCTGTACGGCGCACTGCCCGTCGGCGCGGTGACCCGCACCGTGCCCTACCGGCCCGACGCCGAGGGGGTTTTCGCAGTTCTTCCGGCAAATTTCGGAGTCGATGCCGTTGGTTAA
- the ppgK gene encoding polyphosphate--glucose phosphotransferase, producing the protein MTETPTAATDASQHRALGIDVGGSGVKGGIVDLDTGQLIGERFRLPTPQPATPEAVSETVAAVVREFGWTGPLGVTYPGVVTEGIVRTAANVDSSWIGTNVRDMFASRLDGQDVTVLNDADAAGLAEEKFGAGREVNGLVVLLTFGTGIGSAVIYDGVLLPNTEFGHIEVGGKEAEHRAASSVKERKDWSYERWTEEVTKVLVAVENAIWPDLFIVGGGISKKADKWVPLLKNRTPVVAATLQNSAGIVGAAMAADGALHRH; encoded by the coding sequence ATGACCGAGACGCCCACCGCCGCGACCGACGCCTCACAGCATCGAGCGCTGGGGATCGATGTCGGCGGCAGCGGCGTCAAAGGCGGCATCGTCGACCTCGACACCGGCCAGCTGATCGGCGAGCGCTTCCGGCTCCCCACCCCGCAGCCGGCCACGCCCGAAGCCGTGTCGGAGACCGTCGCCGCCGTCGTCCGCGAGTTCGGCTGGACCGGACCACTGGGCGTCACGTATCCCGGCGTGGTGACCGAGGGCATCGTGCGGACCGCGGCCAACGTCGACAGCAGCTGGATCGGCACCAACGTGCGCGACATGTTCGCCTCGCGGCTGGACGGCCAGGACGTCACGGTGCTCAACGACGCGGACGCCGCGGGACTGGCCGAGGAGAAGTTCGGCGCGGGCCGCGAGGTGAACGGGCTGGTCGTGCTGCTGACGTTCGGGACGGGCATCGGCTCGGCGGTGATCTACGACGGGGTTCTGTTGCCCAACACCGAGTTCGGGCACATCGAGGTCGGCGGCAAGGAAGCCGAGCACCGGGCCGCGTCGTCGGTCAAGGAACGCAAGGACTGGTCCTACGAACGCTGGACCGAGGAGGTCACCAAGGTGCTGGTGGCGGTCGAGAACGCCATCTGGCCGGACCTGTTCATCGTCGGCGGCGGCATCAGCAAGAAGGCCGACAAGTGGGTGCCGCTGCTGAAGAACCGCACTCCCGTGGTCGCCGCGACGCTGCAGAATTCGGCCGGCATCGTCGGTGCCGCGATGGCCGCCGACGGCGCCTTGCACCGCCATTAG
- a CDS encoding metal-dependent transcriptional regulator, with product MNDLIDTTEMYLRTIYDLEEEGVVPLRARIAERLEQSGPTVSQTVSRMERDGLLHVAGDRHLELTDKGRALAVSVMRKHRLAERLLVDVIGLPWEEVHAEACRWEHVMSEDVERRLVQVLDNPTTSPFGNPIPGLAELGVSSAGDTDVSLVRLTELPTGFPVAVRVRQLTEHVQGDTELIARLKDAGVVPNARVTVQATDQGSVLIVIPGHEQVELPHHMAHAVRVEKV from the coding sequence ATGAACGATCTGATCGATACGACCGAGATGTACCTGCGGACGATCTACGACCTCGAAGAAGAGGGCGTGGTGCCGCTGCGTGCGCGCATTGCCGAACGACTCGAGCAGAGCGGCCCCACCGTCAGCCAGACGGTGTCGCGCATGGAGCGCGACGGGCTGCTGCACGTCGCCGGTGATCGCCACCTGGAACTGACCGACAAGGGCCGCGCGCTGGCGGTGTCGGTGATGCGCAAGCACCGGCTTGCCGAGCGCCTGCTGGTCGATGTGATCGGCCTGCCGTGGGAGGAAGTCCACGCCGAGGCGTGCCGCTGGGAACACGTGATGAGCGAGGACGTCGAACGCCGACTGGTCCAGGTGCTCGACAACCCGACCACGTCCCCGTTCGGTAACCCGATCCCCGGCCTCGCCGAACTCGGCGTCAGCTCGGCCGGCGACACCGACGTCAGCCTCGTCCGGCTCACCGAGCTGCCCACCGGATTCCCGGTCGCGGTCCGGGTGCGCCAGCTGACCGAACACGTCCAGGGCGACACCGAGCTGATCGCCCGGCTCAAGGACGCCGGCGTCGTGCCGAACGCGCGTGTCACGGTGCAGGCCACCGACCAGGGCAGCGTCCTGATCGTCATCCCCGGCCACGAACAGGTCGAGTTGCCCCATCACATGGCGCACGCCGTCCGCGTC
- a CDS encoding DUF3039 domain-containing protein, whose product MQTDTLERTDSDEQVDDGTDDDRPKHFHYVKKDKIAESAVMGTHVVALCGEVFPVTKSPKPGSPVCPDCKRIYEQMKK is encoded by the coding sequence ATGCAGACCGACACCCTCGAACGCACCGATTCCGATGAACAGGTCGACGACGGTACGGACGACGACCGACCTAAGCATTTCCACTACGTCAAGAAGGACAAGATCGCCGAGAGCGCTGTCATGGGCACTCATGTCGTCGCCCTGTGCGGCGAGGTCTTTCCGGTGACGAAGTCACCCAAGCCCGGTTCGCCGGTGTGCCCCGATTGCAAGCGCATCTACGAACAGATGAAGAAGTAG